GCGGCAGGCTCGGCTCGGCCTCCGCGGCGAACGTGCCGATCGCCGCGCCACCGCCGATGACGGCGACGGCGGCGGTGGCCGGGACCAGCCAACGAAGGACGGGACGGCTTTTCAGAACGGACATAGTGACACCTCCAGGGGTCATCCTGCCCTCTCGGTGCTGTGAACGTGCTGAGGAAGCCGAACCGGCCCATTGAACGGGGGTGGCACCCTTGAGCTGTGCGGTTGCTGGTGGTGGAGGACGAGGCTCGGTTGGCGGCTGCCCTGCAACGCGGCCTACAGGCCGAGAGGTTCGCGGTGGATGTGGCGGGGACCGGCCCGGCCGGCCTCGACGCGGCCCGGCACGGCGAATACGACGCGATGATCCTCGACGTGATGTTGCCCGGCCTCTCCGGCTACGAGCTGGTCCGGCGGCTACGAGCGGAGCAGCACTGGTTGCCGGTGCTGATGCTCTCCGCCAAGGACGGCGAGTACGACCAGGCCGACGGCCTCGACTGTGGCGCGGACGACTACCTGACCAAACCCTTCTCGTACGTGGTGTTGCTGGCCCGGCTGCGGGCGCTGCTGCGTCGCGGCGCGCCGGCGCGCCCGGCGGTGCTGGCAGTCGGTGACCTGCGGCTGGACCCGGCCCTCCGACGGGTGACCCGGGCCGACGCCGAGGTGGCGCTGACCGCGCGGGAGTTCGCGTTGCTGAACTACCTGATGCGCCGGCCCGGCCAGGTGATCTCCAAGACCGAGCTGTTGGACCACGTCTGGGACGCGAGTGTGGAGACCGCGCCGAACGCGGTCGAGGTGTACGTCGGCTACCTGCGGCGCAAGCTCGG
The nucleotide sequence above comes from Micromonospora luteifusca. Encoded proteins:
- a CDS encoding response regulator transcription factor: MRLLVVEDEARLAAALQRGLQAERFAVDVAGTGPAGLDAARHGEYDAMILDVMLPGLSGYELVRRLRAEQHWLPVLMLSAKDGEYDQADGLDCGADDYLTKPFSYVVLLARLRALLRRGAPARPAVLAVGDLRLDPALRRVTRADAEVALTAREFALLNYLMRRPGQVISKTELLDHVWDASVETAPNAVEVYVGYLRRKLGRDRLETVRGAGYRLAT